ACATGTCCATTGTCTGAGCTGTTACCAGGAAGCTGTATGTCCTCTGACTTTGATTTCTTTTGATATTAGTACTTTCAGTCTGTGCGAGCTCCTGATGCCTGCCTGTTCTCTATTTAAATGTTGCCCTGCTGTGTCCTCAAACTGTGGTTGCACAGGGGAAGCTGTCCACTGAGAAGCTCCTTTTGAGGAAGTTTGGTAGTTTCAAAAACTTGCACAAAGAATACCAAACAACATattgttcaggtgtccacatacttttggccaaaTAGTGTATATTGGCTAAAGATGTTACCATAATTGTAAAACTATCTATCTTCGACCATGTTGTGTTGATGGGATTTACATCTCTGCCAAAACAATTGTTCAGCAAAATATATGGCTGTTTTAAAGACAAACTGATGTAATGTTAACATTTGCTTCAAAGGTTAGACAGCCTGTCTTACCTAAGTTAACCTGGAATGGTCATGTTATGTGTGAACAGACTTGACACAGAATTTTTCCATATAGGATACCTATTGGCGCTTCTCCATTGACCAGCACAGCACGGTACAGGACGGCAAGGATTCTTATCCTACCCGTGCCTTGTTGCCTGTTGCGCTTCTCCATTACACAACAGACCCATGAAGGTAGGAAGCATGGGAGGAGTAAAACGGAGTAAAGCgtcctaaatgtgtaataattaacttttgcaagtatttctatactctgtactctcgtatgttttcttgtatggggatgggacgatatgaaaacaattttcaccatccaccacgttttgacaatgttccaacactctcgtcatcactgctTTATgtatcacaaaaactattacactactaacgctaacattacagtgttaaatatccacattatataataccactaacctatttaaagacacgcaatttcaaaaataacgtatataaccgaaatatttgagcagtaatatttacatagcaatggatgacattttatttgtgttcagtagatagagacagacattacattacattacattacaggcatttttcagacgctcttatccagagcgacgtacaacaaagtgtataaccataaccaggagaaagtatgacgaaacccctagagagaagtaccggtccaagtgcagggaacaaccgcatagttcaacttagaccctgaaggttaaactgattaacactaaacaacgagaacggcaacaacgcagtctatggaaaaaatacaagcagtagttaagacagttaatgcacctaagtcacctacgaaacagctgcctagttacaaccctaagcttacagtcatttacaggggggtagggagggatggggagaggtgcagcctgaagaggtgagtcttcagtcatcgtttgaaatgggtcagtgtctcagctgttctgacctccacagggaggtcattccaccatcgtggggccagaacagacaggagacgtgttctggaagtgcaggtgcgaagagggggaggtgctaggcgtcctgaggtagcagaacggagggatctggctggcatgtagggtttgaatatcttgtggaggtatgctggggctgatcccttgactgcctggtatgctaggaccaatgttttaaatttgatgcgagctataacaggcagccagtggagggtagtgagcaggggagtgacgtgggagtgtctggggaggttgaagaccagacgagtcgcagcattctgaatgagttgcaggggtctggtggcagatgccggtagtccagccagaagagagttgcagtagtccaggcaggatagaaccattgcttggaccaggagctgggttgagtaggtggtgagaaaggggcggattctgcggatgttatacaggaaaaatctgcatgcccggcttactgctgcgatgttcttggagagggacagtctgttgtccatcaccactccgagattcttggcacagggtgatgatgtcactaaggtgtcccctagggaaatggaaaagtcgaggaggggagaggatagagcaggaataaagattagctccgtctttcccgggttgagcttcaggtggtgattgtccatccagctctgtatgtccctcaggcaagcggagatgcgggcagggacctgtgtgtccgatggggagaaggagagaaagagttgcgtgtcgtcggcataggagtgataggacaagccatgggcagatattacaggaccaagggatctggtgtacaaggagaagagaaggggacggaggactgagccctggggaactccggtggcgaggggacggggtggtgataccttacccgcccaggcaacctggaaggaacggtcagagaggtaagactcaatccagttaaggactgtgccgcagatccctgatgctgccagggaggacaggaggatagagtgctccacagtgtcaaatgcagcggagaggtctagaagaatcaggacagaggagagggaggttgctcgtgcggcatggagtgactcactgaccgagaggagtgcagtctcggtcgagtggccaggcctgaagccagactggtggggatcaagcaggttgttgtgagagaagaaagcagagagttggttagatgcagcatgTTCAAGTGTTCTATCCACTtatgttttgctccagaaaacaatgtcaaataggtctatcagcaaacatttggtttagctatgcccagaagtcctcaataataatagtattttccaagaaattacgagaAATCGTTGACAACATTTCGTTACTTGCAGAGTCTTTTCTGCTAACACAGAGTGAAttcgtaagtgaatgcgatgataagaaaattttcggttatgctgaactataaaatgctattccaaaagcaaaatcataCATGtaatacatcgttagaaagcttatactctcacctactgaaattgtcaatcaagccaaattgtactaaaaagggcgacaacaccgtaaacaacaggtgtggtattatgcacagctattttggaaggtacccaggcatcacaaatgcgcgtatatttcacaaacggattgtccaagacaatatatgaccactcagtctcaaaagggacatctctacgtgtaaaatCAATCGTAAGGTTGTAGAtttatttagtcccagatattgactgtaaaaTTCGCTAGTTAATGTtactctctcttgctgttgtggtatttaaaaattgAGGTTGCTGCCCTTGAACAGACATGAACATGGGATAAGGTATTTGTGACAATTTCCATTGACCAATCAACGGTCTGCAGTATCGAATTGCAGCACGGATAGTACCTTTGGTACCTACCACAGAGCAGGAGCTAAAATCGGCACAAGGGTAGAAATTTGCAAAATCCCCTGGCTGTTAAAAATTTCATAACTTTGAAgatatattgaaactacaaagGCCCATGGCTTCTTGGTGTACGTTTGTATGTTGGTGTTTGTCCCTCACTTATACGACAACACATTCCAAACTAATACTGATGTCCTTCATCATAGATCATCTTCTGgcagatttaaaaacacactaaGAATTTAACTTTTCTTTTGTATCCCTGTaacatttcttttcagttaCCTGAATTATTTCCGATATGTTAACTCATATCTTAAGGACATTTTGATTTACAGATTCTTACATTCTGTATTCATTTTAGGCACTGTGTTGTTATTTAACAGTGTTGAGCTTGATGGTTTAGTTTAGTTCTGGATGCACTGAACCCGGCTGTGCCATATGTAGCTTTTTATTGGGCctgctgtgtgcatgttattatttcagttttgttcatGTTTGTCGGTTCTCATAGTCCATTCTTTAACTGTGAAGAACTTCCTCACACTTGACAGTACAGTTCCTTTACACTGTCCTGCCTCAACAGCAATATCCTCAGCATGTTTTGTCAGTATATCTACATACAGACTGGGAAATAACAAATATCTGTACATTACTGCAAGgtttgaaaacacacacacacacacacagatatgagtgaggtccataatatttgggacaaagccatatatattttatcttttcttgatttggctctgtactctataATTGTAGATTTCACATATGCTCAAAAtgtagattctcagcttttattaaagggtattgtaatacattttggtttgaccacatagaaataacagcactttttagaCTATATATTGAAAACTCTTTTATACGTGCACTAGCAAAGTGATTGAACATacttgactaatcagaaacacctgtgaagccatttgtcccaaacattatagtgccctgaaatgggggagctatgtataaaatatgctgttatttttacatggtgaaaccaaaatgtattaataccctttaaatgtattaacagcctttaataaaatctgaaaatctgcactttaaccacatgggCATTGTTTGAttgtaaatctaaaattgtgtttgtcccaaacattatggagctcactgtactaATGCCGGGCATTAGTAGCTGTATCAGTCTCAAGAAAGCACTTCAAGAGTTCTTTTGAAACATTGTTATTTATAGACAGTGAAAAACAGAGTCCAGCTCCCATTGctaacacattttgaaaaaatatacagtatttgtagCAGATACTGGCAAATCAGCAATACTATTCTCTCTATACCCACACTAAACAGAGTTACATAACATTTCCCAATATGTATTCAGATTGTTCAAAAGATACATCTCCTTACTGTCACTATCTGACCTGCACAGAAACTACTGAGGCTCCAAAATGGGCACCATTTTTATTGGCTATAAAACTGCTGTCCTAAAGTCTTCTGGTTCTGAAGTCAATGCTTGGGCACATTCCCATTTTCCAGCGCAAATGCCTGTACCTAACTGATCGGAGCCTCACATATCCACGGGCAGGACATGTTGCAAGGTGCATCGTTCCAGCTTCCCAGGGTCAGTATGCTTGCATTGCAAGTCTTCACCATATAGCCACAGTCCtcatcattgttgttgttgggcTCGCCATCTATCCAGAAGCTAAAAGGAGAGCATCAAGTAGTTCCACCACCATGCAGTTAATATTGTGTGAATGCCCAACATGGGCAAAAGATTAACGCAGTGTAATCACAGTGgtagaaaaatgaaatggagcAGGCTGAAATCTTTTCTCTACCTGGTATCCCTGCATTTTACTTGATGGAGAGTGCCATTTAAGCAATCTACATCAATCAGCATAAAATAGCATAAAAAATTCAATATAGCATTAGGCGATCCTCTAGTGGAAATTCCTGCTTGATTCCAGCCTGGTTTTAAGCTGGTCCACTTTGTTTTAAGCAGTTCCAGCTGTTTTGAAGCTGGTTTGGAGATGTCCAAGCTGGCAGCAGAATGGTTGATATATCAACCATGCTGGTAAGACCATGCCCAGCTGATAGGTCAGCTTtgcacagaccacagaccaTCACCAAATTATTGGTgtccagctggagcagaagctggttcCAGGTAGATTCCATCGAAGGATGGTAATTTCAATTTTACAGAGTTTTCCACTCTGTAACATCCTCTTTTTTCACGCCAcattacagaaataatataCTTTAAAATTAACAACATATCAAACAACATATCAAATAAGCATCATGGAATTGGAAACAGTTTAGTGTACAGTttagtgggaaaaaaacactaccTAAGAGAAAAAATTGAGAAAGAACATTATCAACAAATTTCCATGGATTATTCAGATCGCCAGTCAATTTATTGCTTAACTAATGAAAGTAAGTAAATACAAGTTGAGCAGTGATTGGtctaaagcagtggtgtcaaactcgttgccatggagggccgtgtgtatgcaggttttcattccagcctcagatcttgattatataattagttaaattatttgctgaattagggatgcaggtttgtgcaaaATGGTGACctgacgtctatggtgacccgcattgtctaaataaaaattttcttatattctgtgcttcaatgcagttaaacgcatatggctgaatgagtaattggactcaattaaggcagcattaattggttggaatgaaaacctgcatacacacggccctccatggcaacgagtttgacaccactggtctaAAGGCAAAATTTTAGCCTCCTCCATTTCCAGTGCATAGGCTGCCAAAGTGTGTCATAGGCAGCCACGGTTACATATTTAATCCACACTTTGCTGCAAATCAGGACTAAAAACAACATGCCAAGCACAGGCAATGAGAGTCAGCGCATTCGCATTTTAGATAGCAGACCGTGCACCTACCCTCTAACAAGTTTGGTCCCGTCCACCCAGAACCAGTCACCCTCTGCCTTTTCATCACTGACCCCAAACCAGTACGCATTCCAGTAACCTGGGGCCAGCTGGTTAAACAGAAACGTCtacaacacagacacatgacGCAGAATCAGAAAAGCTGCCCACATTCCTATTCCTCTCAGTACAGTGTTTCCTCGAGTGTCCTCCAAGTGAGGACAAGCATTCTCACACTAAATCATCTCTCATTGTTTTTATACAAGTCCAATAGAAACAGTAGCTGCTCTATTCGCGTTAAACATATtatatcagagttgatttttcGCTGAACATATTTCAGTGTGGCTGGCCTTGGTCCTGCTGATTAATACATGGGGCCCTCAAATCCCTTCCATCAACAATCTTGAAAAAATGTTGCCTTCTCATTCCTAGTTTCAGTGTTCACACATGAGAGTCCAGCCAGTGCTACATTATCTCCATTTCTAGCTCTTTCCATCTCTTAAATGTGGTCTCAACTTCAAAGATGCGTCACTGAGAAGCATACATAGATAGGTGGAGTTGACAGCAGAAACTGCTTATTGACTGCATAGCACCAGCGGTTGTGTTTGCTGCAACAATACAGAAGTCGACTCCTCTCACCTGTTCCTCTGGCGTGTGTATAATGGCTAAgtgtccccccctctctgcacagTATTCCTGACTGTCGTTCCAGGACTTCCTGCTGGAGGAGATGTAGTAGCAGCTGGTGTTGAATCCAATCCACTCTGGCGGGCAGACCTTGGGTTTCACCTGCTCCTCTATTCTCagacaaaccaaaaatatataaaaattcagATTTCGGTAATAATTAATCTACTCCCTCATGTTTGGTCTTTAAAAAACGGAAAAGCTTCTGAGAAgattctgtgagaaatgtatgtCACAAAGCTAAATATGGGCAAAGTCTTCAACAATGCAGATATGGTCAGGAATTATCCTTACTCcagaaacagaaatgagaaCTAAAGGTTGGCCTGCTAGGTTTCACATAATTAATCTGTGTTATTACTTATTTGATTGACAAATGAGATCAGATGCTGAGTCCTTTTTATTACAGTTGCTCAATCTCTGTTCAATATGAGATTGAAATGTCTTTTAAACTTTGCTAGATGACTTAAATCTTCAACATAGAAATAAGCATTAAATGCATATCACAGGATTGATACTAACAGCAATACACAGAGCAGCTATTAACACACTGCcaatacataaaacatatgaaatataaacaCGCTGGATGGTtactgtactcacacacagtgccTGGTCATAATCCTTATAGTAGAATCATGCTAGCATGCGTGTGGAGTGCAATAATGACACATATGCGCAGCATCCTCTTACATCATAGTGTTGCTTGATGTTTAGCAGGTCtgctgtcatggtcctgtgttcctgtctgcgttttccctgtttggccgccagatggcggcacttcggttttgtgtcctgctccccctgtgttaattgtatgattgttttcaattgtcatTATTGGTTCTTgattgtctcgttttcccttccctctctgtggcctgattgttcatggtgccctcctgtgtctcttcagtgtgttctatttaagtttccccctcccttgactcaggtgctggatccttgtggtaATGTCAGATTGTTTGTTCGTAAGCCTCTGCTCCATGTGTTCTTGCCTATGCCCTGGTTTCCtagtgtttttggattttttcctTGTTCCtatgttttgaagttttccttgtttgtttaAGGTTGCCCTGAGAGGCtttgtgtttccttttgttccctcgttaagtaaagtcttttgttctccttccgttttggagttttgtgttttttgccctctgcgtttgggtccgaACCCCCCACGCAATCCCAACAGAAGGATCCAGCCAGTGCCAGACCCagtagaggttttttttttccccctctcccttttttcctttttctctcctctggggtttttttgttttgtttatcatgccaccggggtggtggagtgacccggaggactcgccacccagcgactgggagGCCTTCGCCCTTGAGCTTCCCagcgcccggggcgggcggtcacggaggcgccgtggtcgggctgcctcccggtcggccagacctccagctgcccagccagcgGTTCCCGGCCCTGCATCTTTCGAAGGGTCTCGACTGGCCATCTTTCCAGGGCCCgacccgcgggggtcccgccggttccgtccggctgcccagccgggttccctacggCTGGGGTCCGCGTTCCTGTCtcctgcccagccgggttccctacagctggggtctgtgttcctttcccctgcccagcccagacggcagggggctccgcctgctccgccccaagCCCCGGAGGGGCCTTCCCGGCCTGTGCCACCCCAAGCCCAGGAGGGGCCTTCCcggcctgctccgccccaagCCCCGGAGGGGGGGCCTTCCcggcctgctccgccccaagCCCCGGAGGGGGGGCCTTCCcggcctgctccgccccaagCCCCGGAGGGGGGGCCTTCCCGGCCTGCTCCGCTCCAAGTCCCCGAGggggggccttcacggcctgcttcGCCCCACGCCCAGGAGAAGCCtcctgcttcgccccgcgcccaggagaAGCCTCCGAAGCTGCCCAGTGCTCCTGCCCTGCCCAGTGCTCCTGCCTCCCTTGGTGTTCCCTCGTCCCTtggtgttctcgctccccctaatGTCCGTCCTTTCCTCGGTGttgtcgctccccccagtggtcgtccttTCCCCAGTGGTCATCCTCCCTTTGGTGttgtcgctccccccagtggtcgtccttTCCCCGGTGTCCGTCCTTCCCCTAGTGtggtcgctccccccagtgttgTTGCGCCCCCTAGAGTCCGTGCTCCACCCAGTGTTTCTGCACtacccagtgttcccaaccgtgcgtctgtgtgttctccGGTCCCCTTGTCTAGTTGTCTGCCCGCCTttttgtctgcctgtttgcccGTATGTGTGTcggccagtttgttggcctgtttgtctgccccccaggccgtcggCCCATCGGACAATGtgttctcccgcctgtctgcctgtctgtctgtgtgtcagtctgcgtgttttttgtcttgtttacCAGTGTGTCAGtccctgtgtcagtgtttgggttcacccctttctctccctgtctgtctgtcccttagtgtgtctgtcggtgtcgcagtgtgcctccccgcctgcttgtccctttgtctgtctgtgtaagtCTCCTGGTGTTGTTCCTGTGTCTGTTTCATGTAGGGTCGTGGTGTTGTCCGTTTCTGTCTAACCCtagtccagtgttctgtcttgTCTCGTCTTgttccagtccagtgttctgtctaGTCATGTCTAGTCCGGTGTGTCtacctcgccccagtccagttcctgtcctgttcctgaATCCCGTCGAGTTCCTGTCCAGCCCCAAGTTCCACTctagccccgagtcttgttcttgtcttgttcttGTCCtccccagtccagccccgagtcttgttcttgtcttgttcctgtcctgcccagtccagccctgagtcttgttcttgtcttgttcctgtcctgtccagtccagtcctgttcctgtgttctgtccctgttcttgtcttgtccagtcctgagtcctgtctccagcccccaccctctgttgactccctccccgggtcggcctcctgggacgtcagaagcagtcccttgggggggggggggtactgtcatggtcctgtgttccggtctgcgttttccctgttgggccgccagatggcggcacttcggttttgtgtcctgctccccctgtgttaattgtatgattgttttcaattgtcatTATTGGTTCTTgattgtctcgttttcccttccctctctgtggcctgattgttcatggtgccctcctgtgtctcttcagtgtgttctatttaagtttccccctcccttgactcaggtgctggatccttgtggtaatgtcagattgtttgtttgtaagCCTCTGCTCCATGTGTTCTTGCCTATGCCCTGGTTTCCtagtgtttttggattttttcctTGTTCCtatgttttgaagttttccttgtttgtttaAGGTTGCCCTGAGAGGCTTTGTGTTTCCCTTTGTTCCCTcgttaagtaaagtcttttgttctccttccattttggagttttgtgttttttgccctctgcgtttgggtccgaACCCCCCACGCAATCGCAACATCTGCAATTGTTTAATCAGATCTTTCAGGAAGACACCAAGTCTGTGAGCTAATGCATTGACCAGCCCCTGGAACTGCTCTTTCTGGCATTCTCCCTTCAGCTGTTGTTTTACTGTCATGCTTTAAATCTTCAGGAGTCAAGACATCTCcatctctgcctccctcccatTCTCTCTTTGTAGCTGGTCTTCCCTTGCTGTCAGGTTACTGCAGCTGGTTCTTAATTTCTGTGTGGTTCCCTTTATCAGAAACACTTGGAGATGTCTCCTTGTCTACTGTGACATGACTGATATATCTTACATCAGCAGGCAATGTTCACCTGACCCTGATAAGTACTGATATGGCTCTTATGACAAGCGGCAGCTTTGCAGACATCGCCATTTTCCAGGTGGAAATGTTTCACAGACAGTACAATTTTGCTCATGTGAACGGGGTTTCACTCACATTATGATTTTGGTTGTGTGGTGGCGTGAAAGACACCAGGTGGCTCCGTAGGTTCTCAGATTCCACTGATGGAATACTTGGCATGCCGTATCACTATCAGTAAATTGGCATTTATTTCTCCATTCTGATTTGTGAAAGCTgagattcatttattttaggtTCCCTCCATTGTTAGAGTAACTTTGCATGGCAACTGTCATAATTTTCTGATGTCTCATCGGCTATACAACTACTCTGTTATCTCCTGTGGCAGAGGCAATGCTTCAGCTGCATCTCAGCAATGAATACACTGTACATTGACTGGTGAGGCTCCTATTGATTTTCAGTCTGGAAAAGAAATATGTGCCAACTTTGGAAATCTGATACGGAAATATCTGGTCTGCCCTTTCAAAGCTAAGGTAGAGACCATAGGTAGGATGATCTGCCATTACAGTGTGTTTGGTAATTCTCAGCTGTTGATGGTCTTGCTTTGTCTCACTGATTGTTCTACATGTTCTACTGACCTGGGGACAGGGTCTGTACTGCACATAGAGCATACACCAGGCAGTCTAAatggcagtgtagtgcagtagTTAGGGAACTAGGCTTGCGGGTTTGCTTCctaggtggggcactgccattgctcccttgagcaaggcattTCTCCTGATTTGCTCCAGTAAAGATCCAGCTCTATAAGTGGTTTGTATGTTAAACGTGATTTCTGTAAGTCTGTAAACATGCCTACTATATGGCCGAATATAATTCAGTGTAAAGTCCTAGTATGAAATGGGGATGTAccttgtttgaaatattttgtgtatgtgtttaacATCTTTTGTGATATTTTGTGCATTAAGGAGAAAAATGTGTCACAGTATGGTACTCACTGTAGACAAACAGGATAATGATGACAATCACTAAGAAGGCACATAGCAGTCCCAGACACACTGTAGCTACTTTGTAAGGGGGACAGCACAGCCTGCTTTTAGCTGTGGACAAAGACATTGGGGATTAGACAAATGAAAACCTCAAACAAACCTTCATGAAAAATCATTCAtggaatattaataatgtataTGTAAATGATGGACAGTGGAAGGAAAAATCTGTTACTAATTGATGACACTTCCTATAATTGGGATGAATAAGTGAAGCAAATTAGATTATCCCTTCAGGTCAGTGAGTCCCAACCACATTTGGCTATTCCCTGTCTCATCACATGCAGGCTGCCtgatttcagagagagagaacgaaacTTGCAGTTGGCCACATGTTTTGGTAGAAGCGCATGCTAGATGGCTCTCTTGAATTCACAGAAGATGTTACTGTTGGGGTGTCTCCCACCTTTTAAATGGCCCAAAGGGTGGAAGATAAAGTCCAAAAAGTGCATAAATCATAGCTGCTGGttggctcatttggttaaggcaccacactgtggggcatggtagctccatagggcaaTGCCAAATGGACAATTGCATCACCCAGAGTATGGGAAGGATCAGTCAGTTAAGGCCTGTGGACTGCATGGCAGAGCGGCATATTAAACTGACTAACTCAGTTTCCTCTGAACTAAGCGTAGCTGTGGGCTGCACTGTGAAAAGAAGAAACGCTGCTATCATCACGTATTTCCACAGAGAACCGCAAGTGTCTACACTCTTCGAATCGGCAGTGGGGTTCATGCATGAGCACGGCTGTGGTTGCGAATAGTTagccattccaaatttgggtgtGAATTGGACATGTTCAGTCCAACACTGgccaccatttttaaaaaatgtttaagcgAATAAAACATTGCTCAATAAAGCGCGATTTGGTGAAATAAGACTTTGAAATATGTGGTGCATAAAACAATTCTACATTCGACTAAGAAAAACACCATAGAGAAAAACATGTAAATTTGGAGATGCGTTCTTGGAGatgataaaatttaaaaaatgtaattattatgaataataccAATTGCGGAATTCACAGTTCTGTATTTAATACAGATTATTTACAGTAGTTTTACCTCATGAGCTAGGGAAATTCATGTGTACATCCTGCGTACACCACTTATGCAGTATCTATTTCATTAACACTGGAACATAAAATAGATTAAATTAGCCTGTCTTGGTCCTTTGCAGTACACTTTACAGtagattgatttattttcttcttttataaatgacaaaaaaagaaagttttatttccttttctcactCGTTAATGTATGAGtatatgaaacacatttattcaatgttagaaaGCAAACTGAAACCTAGAATAGCCCTATAGACAAATGAGCTCTTACCTGTTTTTTGTGCCTCTGGAATAGGATTTGAGGTTGGCT
This region of Anguilla rostrata isolate EN2019 chromosome 8, ASM1855537v3, whole genome shotgun sequence genomic DNA includes:
- the LOC135261543 gene encoding C-type lectin domain family 17, member A-like isoform X3, which codes for MEMSAQSKDDAYENTGGIYTGLILPDNNEYSALKPTSNPIPEAQKTEEQVKPKVCPPEWIGFNTSCYYISSSRKSWNDSQEYCAERGGHLAIIHTPEEQTFLFNQLAPGYWNAYWFGVSDEKAEGDWFWVDGTKLVRGFWIDGEPNNNNDEDCGYMVKTCNASILTLGSWNDAPCNMSCPWICEAPIS
- the LOC135261543 gene encoding perlucin-like protein isoform X2; the protein is MHFLDFIFHPLGHLKAKSRLCCPPYKVATVCLGLLCAFLVIVIIILFVYKEQVKPKVCPPEWIGFNTSCYYISSSRKSWNDSQEYCAERGGHLAIIHTPEEQTFLFNQLAPGYWNAYWFGVSDEKAEGDWFWVDGTKLVRGFWIDGEPNNNNDEDCGYMVKTCNASILTLGSWNDAPCNMSCPWICEAPIS
- the LOC135261543 gene encoding perlucin-like protein isoform X1; translation: MEMSAQSKDDAYENTGGIYTGLILPDNNEYSALKPTSNPIPEAQKTAKSRLCCPPYKVATVCLGLLCAFLVIVIIILFVYKEQVKPKVCPPEWIGFNTSCYYISSSRKSWNDSQEYCAERGGHLAIIHTPEEQTFLFNQLAPGYWNAYWFGVSDEKAEGDWFWVDGTKLVRGFWIDGEPNNNNDEDCGYMVKTCNASILTLGSWNDAPCNMSCPWICEAPIS